The Raphanus sativus cultivar WK10039 chromosome 6, ASM80110v3, whole genome shotgun sequence sequence GCCCAGCAGTCAAGTGTGTATGGATTTTTcggtttatataatttaatatttattatttaatttgaattcaAAGGCAAGTTTGAAATGATATTGATCTAATATGgttgatgatttttaattgaATATGTCACCTTAATCCGCGTACCAATCAAACACGAGAAGATATTGTATATGGGGATGATATTTTAGCagaaaatatattacttttcaaagataataaatttgatcttgaaaatataattgtatttttccaaaaatcataaatattaatgtcgaATCACTTTTTagatacaaaaacaaaaacacagttttgtgaaaaaataaACCTATTTTGTACAAAgttaaaaaatagttaattGTTTAGAAATTCACAAGTTATGTACCATCTTTTTAAAATAccactaataaaaaaatatactaacatTTGGGTTCAAACTTTAATGATTAttgtttaggatttaatattaaaaagttgGGGTTAGtgttagatatataaatatttttaaaattagcttaatgttgttttataatatatttagaatatttgtgaaaataattttcattaatgGTAAATTTGAAAAGTGGTATTAAACTTGTGGTATAATTGAAATTTTCCCAGAATTATTCAAGAAATTGTTCAAAATACCACaaattaaatatcattttttttaaatatcctcaacaaaaatatactaatatttaggtttaattagtgtttagggtttaatattaaaTGCTTCGGGTTAAGATTATATAtcctatataaatattttgaaaaatagtttagtgttattttatcacaatttttggtatttataaaaataatcattcattaatgttaaatatgaaaagtGGTATCAAATTTGTGGTAAAATTGAAATCTCCCCAAATAATTTTTAGCAAGtatctataatatattttaagcttattattttttgtatcaAGTTCATACAAtgaataattacatatatattcctaatatataaattaattataatccATGTTTGTGGTCAACTTGGTAGGTTAATTGCCGAAAGATGTAAGAAGATCTGGAAATTTTGGGTATCAGTTTGATTCAATTCATATATTTTGGTTGATTAAAAGATCTATTTACTATCTAGTAtatttttggttcggttcaaataataaaattattaactaGTAAATACCTGGAAAATTGATTTTCATTTGATTTCAGGTCTGATTTGGGTAGTTCGGATAATTCGTGTAAAATATTGGTTATTAgaattaaatatcaaataattagaataATTTAGATAAAAACTTTTGATATTTCTAATTAGTTTggatatttttgataaaactatTCATATAGAGTTTCAGGTAATTTGGATACTTGAtgataatttagttattttgaaatatttttgattctCTTAATAGATATTTctgttatataatttaatatttattagtatttaATTTGAATTCAGAGGCAAGTCTGAAATGATATTGATCTAATATGgttgatgatttttaattgaATATGTCACCTGAATGCTGGGTTCACAAAGAATGCAAAATCTTTATCAACCAAAAAGACAGTTTTAGAGTAAAAGAATGCCCAGAAAATTATCATATTACAAACAGAAGCTTGACCAAGACGCATATGTCTCATCGTATTTGCTTATCTCCCAGTATTGCATTGTCACATAGCAAAACGCAAGTGGGCTGATTTTTCTCAAGGATCCATATGTTTTCTTTGAGTTCTTAAGGGTTCAGTGAAGACCACAAGCTAAAGCTTCCTCCCATGTGATCACAAGATTCCACAAATACCCACCGGATTTGGTGCTTCTAGTTATACTAAGATGCAAATGGTTCCCAGAAAATTTGAGCAAGTTTGAGTTCCCATTTGGTAAACTGAACATGAGGCACATGAGCTCAAGTTGTCATCAAGTATAAATGAACCCATATATTCCGTCAAGCAATACTTGGTACAATCGCTTCACTTGTCATCCTCTCAAGAAGAATACTGCATCTTCTGTACACATTAGACTTGCATAGACCCCATAGCATGTTTGTGTACGAGATAACATCAGGCCCCCACTTTATTCTTTCACATGAAACTTGATTGAACATCTGGACTGCCCTCTCAGCTTTCCCTTGTTTGCTATTATCATATTCCTCGTGATCTCATCCAGAGATTTACCATCAGCCGCAAATTTCCCTGCTAGCTGCAGAGCTAACCCGGGAAGACCTGCATTGCATAATCCATGTAAAAGCGTTTTGAAAGTTGTTGAGCTCCACTCCAGACTTCTTATGGATATCTCTCTGGTGAGACCTAAGCTTCTTCTATTAGGTTTTTGTCTTTGAGAGCCCATCTAATATAGTACGTTACAATGATGGAGGACCCTTGTATAGCTGCTGCATTTCTCTGTACATTTCTGCCCATTCAAGCCTCCCTGCATCGCACAAACCTTTAAATCGAAGAATATATCCATTATAAAactaaccatatatatatacatgaaattttttatttgcacGTTAAGATATCAACACTTACACAAATCAAATTCTAAGATTTTGTGTGGTCACTTTGTCataaaatttctatttattacTGGAAAAAACATCGGCTTATATGGTACAGACTTACAGTGTACTATTGATGCACTTAACTTGCAAAACATTTACCTTTAACTGGCAGAATATAAGATCTTACATCTTTTAGAATctgcacagaaaaaaaaagaatctgcACAAAACGATTTCATCATTAACGTCAATTGAATTAAGCTAAGAATGTTTTTGAGGGATAAAATTGGAACTGTCGGAAAGTAAAAACGATTTGTTTTTCATTACAGAACTCTTTAGTTTTGTGCACGAGCGTACGtgtccaaaaagaaaaaaaaaacgtacctctctctctctctctctctctctctcgtcctTGTTCGATTCTCCTGATGACGATTAGCTTGCTCACATCCCACTTCTTCTGACCTCTTCCAGATAAAACCTAAGCAAAAAGTGACTCGACCTTTCGTTCTCTCAAGTAGCTCCCACACTCTCATAAAGTGAAATAAGAAAGCTCTGCCTCGAAGAAAATCTGTAGAAATGGCGGAACTGCAACCAGGTGACAACAACAATAGTCATCAACCAAACGGCGGCGGCGTCACTCCTTCGCTACCGTCGACCTCAGCGGAAGCCCTGGCGATTGCTGCCGCCGGATCGAAACGATTGAGGAGGCCAAGCGTTCGATTAGGCGAAATCGGCGGCGACTATCACCACGCGCCGCCGTCGTACGATTCTCAGTCGAGGAAACCGAAGTGGACACCGACGGGTAACAAGACCAAATCGTCGACGAGGACTCGGGCCTTGACGAACATCGGAACCCTAGACGATGAGAATGTGGATTCTTTTGGTGTGGTTGGGAGTTGGCGGGTCAAGAAACGGGTCGGGTCGTCTACGTCGACGGGTGGTGCGGCGAAGCGGGTGAGCTCCAATTGGGAAGAATCGGAAGGTGGGTTTAGGGATTTCAGTAGAGAAGATTCGGAGAGTCCGGTGAAGGAGGAGTCTTTAGTGagagatggtggtggtggtggtgggttttacGGTAGAGAAGGGGTTAAGATTTGGTTGCAAGAGTTAGGGTTAGGGAGGTATTGGCCTATGTTTGAGATACATGAGGTTGATGATGAGGTTTTGCCCTTGTTGACTTTGGATGATTTGAAAGATATGGGGATTACTGCTGTTGGGTCCAGGAGGAAGATCTTCTCTGCTATTCAGAAGCTTGGTACGGAGTTCTCATGATAGACAGAGAAAGATTGTAGAATTTTTGATCGGTTGAGAACAAATAACatggtttttgttgtttttgttgttgtttttgttggTGAGATAGTCAGTCATGGCGATGTAAGCTTGCAATGTCTGAAACCACGAGTGATAAgcattttcttccttttttttgatGTTTCTTGTTTTAATGTAGCATTAGCTACATTAGTATTAGTAGAAGTAGGGAGACGATTTTCTTTTACTCTTTGATATCTCTCTTTGCTTCACTAAAGATGTTCTCATGGATGGTCGATTGATGATAATTAACTTGCAACTGAATAGATCATGCAGCTTATATACCGATTTGCAATAGGAGTTTGAAACTGAATGTTTTCAGTCTAGCTTTTGattagcatttttaaaatgtttactttAGAGATCTCATTATGTAAAAACAGGAGCAAGTAATAAATATTCTTCTGTTCAGACAGCTTATTATTTCGGTATGTGGCATCAGGAGACGTGGATATGATAAATCCAGGTTTATTACGGATTAAAGTGGATTAGAGTTAGATGTGAATATTGTCATTCGGGTTGGTTAAGCAAAGATCAGCAGGGTCTAATAGAATGTATTGTTGTTTTCTTTAGATTCAGCGGAAGCTTAGGAGAGATTCAAGGAGCCACAGAAGATCCCACATGCTCTATAGGTTTTCAATAGTTGGTTTATTTAGTTAGTTCGGTTTAGAGGATGTTTTTGGTCATTCGGTAACTAACAAATGCTATGATACTAGGTAACTATTCATACTTGGGGATTGAAAAATGGGGTTCTTCGGGTTAACAGTCGGTAGGCTTTTTAGatctatatttttctattaactAAAGGTATGTTTTTCTATTCACCAGGGGTTTGCCGGCGCTTAAagtaaaactagattttgatccgcgcttcgaaagcgcggatattatttttcacttttatgaaatatattatttgtttgtaattattgaatgtatttatcttaataaaactttctttataataaattcgacacatagaatgtctctggtaaactatgtgtttctctgactttgttttattctctctataatcaacatatttatttgcctttttgttaaaataaataattttagaacgcaactgtacaatacttttacattgatattttgtttaaataatgtgacatatttctatattaattaaatatagaaATACCTGAACGGAatccaaacagatccgaaacgaacccgaatgaaTACCTGAACGCCTAGCCCTAGTGATAATCcgaattaaaatttagaaatatatgaatggggctgaaatctttgactccaGAAACCCGAAAttcaaacagatccgaaacgaaccggaatggatacctgaacgccaaaacctagtcactattatgtatcatatatatgtcatcatataattaattgtactggtccatcatataaataatcatataattaatagtattttatatgtatcatcttataaataatcacagatattatattcttaaagtttaatgtgaaatataaaaaccacaatttaagttggtatatgaaattaatcttttgttgtatttttcttatatttattgaaaacattttataataatggttattggaaaatattttagtaaaaataaatttttgaatatatgcatattttaaatcaatttttgatataaataaactttaaattattattttgatttgaaatatgtatataaaatttaaattttattttatgattattttagacaaaacaatgttttaggtaattagattagtccattttgtatttttaaaactgatatacttttatcaatggttcaaaattttaatttttttccattagttttctatgaattattattaattttatgatttttttttgaaaattgaactcttgaaatttttatatttgactaaactaaataagataataatacttttttaaaaaattgttttatataatatactatttatatttcagtttttgtttttattttcaccataaaaaattgtaaattaaaaaagtttgtaaatatagtgacataatagtaaataaaaagaatatagaaagaaggttgtttaatttattgtaaaaacaatggctaaatttttaaataaaaagaagtattgaatatgttattcatgtttctaaacaattctcatttgttattaatttattgaaaatacaatggctaaatatataaataaaaaaaagcaCACATCTCTAAtatctatgtttctaaacatatctcatttattctactatccatatttccaaacatctctcatttattctactatccttgtttccaaacatctccaaagtgtacttcaactttaataatatatagataatttatggggaaaattaattttaagcaTTATGTTCATATTCTACTCCTTTGGCTTATTAAGCATTCACTAATCAGTACTTTCTTCTGAACCAAAATGTTGTATAGAAAAGCTGATTCAATGTTTAATGGTTTCCAATAAAGGAAAAGAGCATTGcacctttttttttatcagaaagAAAACTTCATTAGAATACTACTGGCCCCCAAAGAGAGTAATGTCTGAAACCAGCTTTGCCATAGCTGATTTTGCCAAAGAATCTGCCATTACATTACATAAACGAAGAATATGAAAGAACGATAGATGATTGAAGAGAGAGGCAAGGTTCCTAATGTGACAAAGGAGACCCCGCGATCTCATTCAAACCGGACCCTGCACCGAGGGCTGAAACTAGGACTAAGGAGTCCGAGAACACATTGAGAGAAGAAAGACCTTTAGCTGCTGCAGCACGGAGTGCATGTCTAACTGCTAATGCTTCGGAAACGAGAGCAGAGCTTACGAAGGATCTGGAAACTGCGGCTTTGCAAATGGTGGAATTGGAATTGTTAGAATTGATTATCCAGCCAAAACCGCCACATTGAGAAGATGAATCCCAACATTGCACCATTGTATTTATGAATGTGTGATAATAACACTGTTATGCTAAAAGGAATAAGCATTTAAACAAGAACATGACACAACAGTAAGTAGTCTTGTTTGGGATTTTGCCTTGTTTCAACTGAGAAAGATCATATTCACCAGTACGAATGAGATCAGTAACATTTTGTTCTGGAACCTCCTCAGAGCCAAACAGTAATACTTGGTTCTCATAACCGGAGAGTTTGGCAGCGGAGATAACAAGACCTGGGAAAAATTGAGCCTTCTCGAGGGAAGGGTTTCCAACGCTTTCCAGATAAATTAAATCCCTTTTCACCGGGGAAATCGATGCTACTGTGGGGAAGAGGATTTAATTGCCGGAAAATCGAATCCAACAACTTTTCGATGGAAACATAGCTTTTGATTTTGAGTGGtgtgttctttgttttcatcggtacatcacataagagatactattttttattttattaatgaaataaatcaaaaatggCAGCATTGTAATAAATTGAAACTATTGtggttgtttgtttttttatgccTAAACTCAAAAGCAACGATGGAAGAGAGTTAAACTAGTAATTAacggtatatatatattgatgaaatactttttaaaaattttacataCACATAAATATGCACATTGAAGTTGGTacgtatataactaaatattcacCGTAAGTGAGGATTCTAAATCAGGCGTAGtatacaatattattattttaaaatcttcatttaaGCATAAACCAAATTGTAATGAAATGAATTGTTTTATAtgtatttctttgtttttttcaacagttacataaatttgattttattatgaatttgtttataatttgtaataTGAAACAATTGGTTTACGTTAAAATTGTTAGcatgaaaccaaacaaatacaaatagtCTTTAGTTTATCatcaaaaaaccaaaaaatctcaACTATTTTAACcgaacaaataaaaataaatatgaatataaaatatatttatatcataggatcttaaaatcctaaaaacaattcaaaaccaaactgatatcaaaaataaaatttacctAACGTcttaatatctttaaaataaccTCATTCCGCGCGGTATCCGAGCTCTTATTACTACAAAACAATTGTATATTCTCAAAACTCTTAAAAGGAAGTTACTCGTAACTAGCATAAGATAAGTTACAAAATAGATATAGTATGATTTTAGTGTACTTATTATTATGTTACTCGCAACTAGCATAAGATAAGTTACAAAATAGATATATAGCTATTGTGATAACAAGTGTGGATTCTCGGGGAGTGATACCTACGAAAACCTAACcgacaaaacaaaaataaattattcttgTAAGTGGGgtaataatattctttttgaaatataattattgcTTAACTATGGGTAGCATCTTAGACATTCGCTTCAAAGAATCTAGGACGGGACAAAAAAATTGAACCGAAAAACTTAACTGATCCAAAAAGTAAtagtaaatttaaattaaatttggtTAGATATTCGAATGGATTTAAATGTTTGGTATCTAAAAAATCGGAGCCGAATCCGATCTTAACCGGAAATATTTTgagtatctatatatatatacaaatcagattatatatttaaatatgttagcTACTTTTTAATTAAcatctaaaaaatcaaaatgtataagatattttgaagttatctaaaatatttgaaaatgtatacaaatagttaaaagtaaaatttaatatagcTAAATATTACTCAAAACACCgaaaatacttaaaataccAATTGATtttccatccaaatattcaaactaaaccaaattcaTGTTAAATCTCACTGACACCTTTTAATACCTGAAAAATCTATAGTATAAATTCCCTTACAATCTTGCAGGCCACTACGAGTTGATGATACGTTAAAATACTAGTCAAACTAAGGTTCTGAATGGAAAAAAGTGGATCAAGCTTGTTTATTTGGCGGATTGAGCGAAAAAGAATGGATCAAATGATTTTAGTATGGACCAAACATATCTAACATTTCAAAATCTatgtttgaatattaaaaatagataaaaatggtCTAAAATACtgtacaaatttaaaataattttgattagaaaatatattatcatttatatttcATAACTAATGtagttctttttaaaaaaacttataactGAAACAACTATGATTTTactcaaaatataataataaaataaga is a genomic window containing:
- the LOC108809431 gene encoding uncharacterized protein LOC108809431; translation: MAELQPGDNNNSHQPNGGGVTPSLPSTSAEALAIAAAGSKRLRRPSVRLGEIGGDYHHAPPSYDSQSRKPKWTPTGNKTKSSTRTRALTNIGTLDDENVDSFGVVGSWRVKKRVGSSTSTGGAAKRVSSNWEESEGGFRDFSREDSESPVKEESLVRDGGGGGGFYGREGVKIWLQELGLGRYWPMFEIHEVDDEVLPLLTLDDLKDMGITAVGSRRKIFSAIQKLGTEFS